In Pseudorasbora parva isolate DD20220531a chromosome 1, ASM2467924v1, whole genome shotgun sequence, the DNA window TTATGCTTTAAACAATTTTGATGTCGTGTCTGGGGTGCATTCGCTTGTAGACATCTGTGGTAAACATGTGGCTGAAACAACCTCTTGATTTCAGATCAAAAGTTAGTTAGCAAAGACCTCTTATGTGGTAGAATGGCTTGATCTTTAAATATCGTATATACTGCATATTATTTCTGGGTTTCCAATGTTTTGTGTAAATCTAATTAAATGATAgaaattttgaaattgacatttatGAAACTGACTTAATCTGTCTGTtgtatcacttattcagaaacgTGACTATCAGTTTTCCAAACAGTAACATTATCTTTGTTTTAATGTCAACTTCCCTTCTAGTATGCAGGAATTGAACTGAGCATGCTCAGCAGCCTGTCAGCAGTACCTTTTTAACTTGCTGAGGTGGACTCTACAGATTAACCTAcattgtgtttttaaaaaacactttACACGCCAATAAGCTGTCTTTCCAACCACAGGACTGACCACTGTGCTTTACTCTGCTTACCCATAACACCAAAGACCCGTTTCATCATTCAAGACCGGCCCTATTCATAGCTCTTTCCATCAGATAagtgttatttattttcttttcacTTTTCACACAGTGCAACACAGGAAGTTGCAACTCAAAGGCTTAAAGTGACCTTTAGGTGCTATAACAAAGTTTTATTCAGCACTGATTGCTTTTGAAGTCGTGATAAATATAAAGTAGGACTGTCAGTATTTACTTCAGAAAGCACCTAAATGAAGTTAATTCAAAATCATTCAATTAATGTGACAGACGATTAAAGGCTTGAATAGACATTAGAAAGGTAATTTGTTCTTTAAAATCTTTATATAGATAATCTACTGTTATATTTACCATTTCAATATTAATTTAGCATGACAATTAGAGCAATCTGTTTGCATTTGATATGTTTTTTTGTCTTCAGTGCAAATTATATAAAATCGGACCATCAGCTTAACTATTATTCgtgtgtatgtatttgtgtgtgtgtgtgtgtgtgtgtgtgtgtgtgtgtgtgtgtgtgtgtgtgtgtgtgtgtgtgtgtgtgtgtgtgtgtgtgtgtgtgttgtttgtaGAGTCATGTAAAGATGCTGTTCTTTAGTATAAGGAAGTGTATATAAAGGCAAACCTCTCGGTGTTTCTCTTTCAGTCTCACTATCAACGAGGGTCATAAAACCTGTCTGAAGGTTTACGGCACAAACCTGAGATCATTAATGAAATCTGTATGATGtaagttttgtttgtttgcttgtttatTTGCTtgttaatttattcattttcatATGCTCACTTTTGGGAACTTTTTTAGCATGAATTTGGATTATGTCAAGCAAGTTAACTACAATAATGGTTTAAGTACACActaataccaatttaggtcaaccagttaccaagcaatgcttaaTGTTGTTCAGGATGTGGTTTTGCATTAGGAAAATAGAAAAACCGcttaagcaaaacatggtcaggtcaaagcgTCTTAATAATTGTGGTCCaaaattgtatacattttactggtagtccactgtatgaGAATTTTTTTGGTATAATATGTTTTATGATATAATTTGGTATAATATATGTCACAGTTAactttgctatcctcacttacattAATTAACTTTAGCGTTCTGCACCCGCTAGTAAAAAATTacatctggtgtctgaataatttttggtgtgactgtataaatatacatttgaacatttctctctttttctcatGCTAGAGTTTTCATTTTAACCCACTTGAAGCCCATcaaaatgcttatttttttcATCCTAATGCTTAATATTCTTCAGTGTAAGTAACTATGTATTTTTGTTCAATTtagaataaattaatacttgTTTGGATGTGCTTAGTTAATGTTCAGAAGCAATTCCACATCAAACAATTATATCTTTTCATCCTTCTCATATTGATTTCATTCAGGCCGCTCAGAAAATGCAGACGTCGTGGCTCAGAATCGTCTGAAGATTGTTCAAGCTGGAGACAGTGTTAGCTTCACTTGTGTTTTATCAAGTAATTTAGGAAGCAGCGTTGTTTGGGTCAAACAAAGAGTTGGAGAGAAACCCCTTCTGATCGCTTCATCGTATCAAAATTTACctgtcaaacatgaaaatgaattTGACAAACATAAAcgcttttttttaacaaaagagAATGGAAGTTTTAATCTGAGCATCACAAATACAGAAGAATCAGACACTGCAACATATTATTGTGTTATATATGCATATAAGTTCATATTTGGGGGAAACACTGATCTCATTGTTAAAGGTAAGCAAAATATTCCCTTCAATATTATTGTGCTATACACATTGTGTCTGGTCAAATAATCATTATGTTGATGTTATCGTCTTTCAGACGGACAGCTGAGCATGGACTTTGAGCCCGATCCAGAGCATCCAGAAGAGTCTGCAGCGGCCCGGCAGTGTGCCGTCGTCACTCAGAGCTGTGCAGGAGAACACAACGTCTACTGGTTCAGACATGAGTCTGGAGAATCTCCTCCAGGAATCATTTACACTCAGCAGCGCAGGAACGGCCAGTGTGAGAGGAGCTCTGACGACGGGAACTCTACCACACACAAATGTCTCTACAACCTGCCCAAGAGGAACTCTGATGCTGGGATTTATTACTGCGCTGTGGCCGCATGTGGAGAGATACTGTTTGGAGATGGAAGACAAGTTCATTTGCCAGGTGCCGAGTTTTAGTTtatcaaaaattatataatgcgatggtttttatgtttaaataattttatttatttattttgcattattACAGACGAATGCTTTCAGACACATTGGACTATAGTCGCTTTTATTATAATCATTTTATCTGTGATCGTGATTATCATTATGGCTGCGTGTTTGTACAAGCACCAGCAAAAAGGtatgcattattttatgttttaatatggttttaaatgttgtaatGCAGTTGTAATATGTATCCTCATTGTTCCTTTCAGGTGAGATGCACAACACTCAGCATGGTGAGTTGATGGTAAGCAATGCTTTGTTTACCTTGGTCTTATTAAAAAGCTTAATTACTGTTACCAATCTATACACTATACTGTATGTTTTCAGGCAATATATTTGACGGAATGATTGATATTTAATGTTCTGTGACAGGCTGACGACGCAAATGCTTTGAATTACACAGCTTTGAGCTTTCAACAAAATCCCTCCACCTCTAGAAGACCCAGTGAAAGAAACTCACAAGATAATTCAATATATACACATGTAAGATAACAATGACAGGTTTCTACTCACGAAGCTATAAAAGCTGACATTTCTGGTCAGATACCAAGACCAGTTTATGAACCTAAAATGATGAgtgtttaattaaattaattaaattatactCACATATGTTAAACTTAATGATTGTCCTgttattaatgtattatttgaCAATGAATGTGCATCTGATAATGTACTTGAAAAATTACTAAAGAAATGAGACCTTCTGACTTTCTGTTGAGTTGTTTCTTCACTGATTTACATCACAGATATAAAATGTGCTGAAATTATGTTTCACGCTGTCCGTGGTACTGAAACAACAGTCTTGAGTCTAATTGATTTTGTAACATAAGCAGCATGATTACATTTGATTTCATTTGATATTGAATCTATCCAGAAATTGATGATACGATTGTTTACAAAGATATGACGAAACCCATTCAAACACTTTTCATGTATCTTGTATCATCTACATTTTCCTTGTGCAATATAATAATCAATCCAGTAATAGATTGTGCTAATAGTTCATCTTGACCTTTGACCCGTCCATAGATCATAAGTCAAAAtgacttcttttttattttacatactgTAGATAACTGAAGTACAGCCGTGTTTTATCATTTTACCATTAAAAACTATATTGTAACAGTTTTTTTAATCTGCAAACAACCAATGATGAGGACAGAGGTTATTGTCTATGTGCAGCTAATAGTTAATATGCATAACTCTTGCAGTAAATATTGTTAAGAAATGTTTTGTTCTTATTGTTCTGAATTGGAATTTGAACTATACAATcgggttgcactttattttacactaTGTGTACTTACAGTGAACGTACTTAAGTAAGAATGTACTGGTTAATAAGGTAACTACATGGCTTAAGATTAAGTTTAGGGGTGGGTTCAGTGTTAGTACCTAATTATAACCCAGTTGTTGTAATAACTATAATAAGTACATAGTGTACATGGAGAACagcaggactgtaaaataaagagcTACCACAAATTGTGGTAATGTTGTTGTACTTTAGTACTAGACTAGAAGGCTATATGTCCCATTGCCTGAAATAATAATATgccttaaaaaaacattt includes these proteins:
- the LOC137085995 gene encoding uncharacterized protein isoform X2, with translation MIVFILTHLKPIKMLIFFILMLNILQCRSENADVVAQNRLKIVQAGDSVSFTCVLSSNLGSSVVWVKQRVGEKPLLIASSYQNLPVKHENEFDKHKRFFLTKENGSFNLSITNTEESDTATYYCVIYAYKFIFGGNTDLIVKDGQLSMDFEPDPEHPEESAAARQCAVVTQSCAGEHNVYWFRHESGESPPGIIYTQQRRNGQCERSSDDGNSTTHKCLYNLPKRNSDAGIYYCAVAACGEILFGDGRQVHLPDECFQTHWTIVAFIIIILSVIVIIIMAACLYKHQQKGEMHNTQHG
- the LOC137085995 gene encoding uncharacterized protein isoform X1 produces the protein MIVFILTHLKPIKMLIFFILMLNILQCRSENADVVAQNRLKIVQAGDSVSFTCVLSSNLGSSVVWVKQRVGEKPLLIASSYQNLPVKHENEFDKHKRFFLTKENGSFNLSITNTEESDTATYYCVIYAYKFIFGGNTDLIVKDGQLSMDFEPDPEHPEESAAARQCAVVTQSCAGEHNVYWFRHESGESPPGIIYTQQRRNGQCERSSDDGNSTTHKCLYNLPKRNSDAGIYYCAVAACGEILFGDGRQVHLPDECFQTHWTIVAFIIIILSVIVIIIMAACLYKHQQKGEMHNTQHGELMADDANALNYTALSFQQNPSTSRRPSERNSQDNSIYTHVR